In the genome of Streptomyces sp. P3, the window GCACAGGCGCCCGACGTGTTCGCCCGCTCCCCCTCTCCCCTCTCAGGGAGGGACACGCAGGCGCCCTTTCGCACGTCTACCCCCTCGCAGGCTCCACCGTATCCGGTGCGTCGGCGCACCCCGTCATGGTGCGGGTACGACGGCGGATCCCCCAGCGTTCACTCTCCTGGCCCGCAGTGCCGCCCGCCCGTCGTCCTCACCGGAGGCCGTCACCAGCGGACGTGCTCGCATCGCCCCACTTGACATGCTTTGCATAATGCAAAGGTACGGAAGGGGCAGCAATGAGTGCCATCCAAACGGCCAAGAACAGGCCGGCCGCGGCGCAGAAGACACCGATCGGTCTCCCACCCTCGCGGAGACTCACCGATCTGCGCTCCGCGCCCTGGGGGCTGCCGGCACTGGCCGTGGTGGTCGGCGCCGGGGCGGGAGCGGGATCGATCGTCTTCCGCTGGTGCATCACCACCTTCACACACCTCTTCTCCGGCCACGGCGACTACGCCGCGTCCCCGGGCTCCGGCAATCCGCACGCGCCGTGGCTGGGCCCGTACTTCGTGCTGATCGCTCCCGTGCTCGGCGGCCTGCTCTACGGGCCGTTGGTGTACCGCTTCGCCAGGGAGGCCCGCGGACACGGGGTACCCGAGGTGATGGTGGCCGTCGCCCAGCGCGGCGGGCGGATCAGCCCCAAGGTGGCCGTCGTGAAGACGCTGGCCTCCGCGCTGACCATCGGCTCGGGCGGCTCGGTGGGCCGGGAGGGGCCGATCGTGCAGATCGGCTCGGCACTCGGCTCAACGCTCGGCCGTCTGGCGAAGGTGCCCGAGGGACGGATGAAGCTCCTCGTCGCCTGCGGCGCGGCAGGCGGCATCGCCGCCACCTTCAACGCCCCCCTCGCCGGAGTCTTCTTCGCCATGGAGCTGATCCTGGGCACGTTCAGCCCCGAGGCGTTCGGCGCGACCGTACTGGCCAGCGTGACGGCGAGCGTCATCGGCCGGGCGGCCTTCGGCGACGTGGCCTTCCTCAGCCTGCCGGACTTCCACGTGGACCATCTCGCGCAATACGGCCTGTTCGCCGCGCTGGGTGTGGTGGCCGCCCTGGTCGGCGTGGGCTTCTCGCGGTTCCTGTACCTGATCGAGGACGCCTGCGACTGGCTGTGGCGCGGCCCCGAGTGGCTGCGCCCGGCGGTCGGCGGCCTCGCGCTGGGCCTGGTGCTCCTTGCCCTGCCCGAAATGTACGGAGTCGGCTACCCGGTCCTGCAGAAGGCGACCGAGGGCGGATACGCGGTCGGCTTCCTGCTGTTGCTCCTGGCGGGCAAGATGCTGGCGACCAGCCTGACGATCGGCATCGGCGGCTCGGGCGGCGTCTTCGCGCCCAGCCTGTTCATCGGGGCGATGCTCGGCGCGGCGTACGGCATCGGCGCGCACGACCTGCTTCCCGGCACCGCCGGCGCGGTGGGCGCGTACGCACTGGTCGGGATGGGCGCCGTCTTCGCCGGCGCCTCCCGCGCGCCGATCACCGCCGTGGTGATCCTCTTCGAGCTCACCGGCGAGTACTCGATCATCCTGCCGCTGATGCTGGCGATCGTGCTCGCCACCGCCACCAGCCGTGTGCTGTCCCGGGACACCGTCTACACGCTCAAGCTGCGCCGCCGCGGCATCGACATCGAGGGTCCCGCGCGGGGCGCGCGGCTCGGTGCGCAGCGGGTCGACGCCGTCATGGAGCCCCTGCCCTCGTCCCTGTCGTGGTCGACACCGCTCCCCGACGCCGCCGACCTGCTGAGCCTTTCCGGCCACGGCGCGCTGCCGGTCGCGGACGAGGCGGGCGCGTACGCCGGGGTGGTCACCGCCCAGGCGGTCGCCGAGGCCCTCGCCGAGCAGCCGGACGCCGTGCCCACCCGGGTCGGCCAACTCGCCGAGCGACCCGCGCCCGTCACCGCGGACCAGTCCCTCGCGCAGGCGCTGAACACTTTGCTCGCGGCGGCGGGAACAGGGGTCCCGGTCCTCGATCACGCGCACGGCGAGCCGGTCGGCTGGCTCAGCCACCAAAGCGCCCTGCGCGCGGTGCACACGGCGGGCGCATAGAACACGCCCTGCCCCACGGCCCCGGCAGGGCGAGTACCGGACACGCCTGGGCCACATGCACCGGCTCCGCCCTCGCATACGAGGACACAGCACTTCACCCTTATGTTGCACTGTGCAAAAATGGGTAGAGGCGACTTTGACGTACCTATCGCTCCCGGGAGGCCACCATGCCCACGAACCACGTCCGGCGCGCGTACTCTTTCGTGTGCCTCGACTGCGGACACGGCTGGGAAGGCGCGTACGACATCGACGTGACCGTGGACGAGCACGCCCGGATCACCGCCGACTACCAGCTCGACGGCGAACGCGTACCGTCCCCGCTGCAGTCACCGCAGTGCCCTTCCTGCGAGGGGCACAAGATACGCATCATGCGGCCGGGGTGTGTGGCTTCGGCCCATCTGTACGAGAGGTGACCGGCGCGGCGGTGGGCTCCCGTGGGACCCCACCGGGCCCGACGGGGCGCGCCGTTCAGAGCAGTCGCCCTCCGCGCACGCTGACGGCTGGGTAGGGACGACCCGAAGACACCCCGATGAGCAGGCCGGGAGAGGGTGACGTCGGCTGCCCTCCCTCGTGGGCCGTACCGTCGATGACTCCGGGGGAATGCCGGAGGTTGTCCGCCGCGCGTGACCTGGTGTCTCGCAGGGCCGGGATCGTGGCCCTCACTCGCCGATCTTCCCGCTCCGTGGTGCGGATCTGCCGGAGCGGCCCCAGCCGGACGTCGCGAGTGCTGCAGGCGGCTTGCCCGTTACCGAGGAGCCCCCGCGTCCATGACCTGGCCATCGGCCGGTCTCGTCATCTTCTGCGAGGTTCGACAGGGCAGGCGGCCCGGCCGTGCGCCTCCGCTTCGGCCGGGCCGCGGGAAACCTATCCCACCGGCAGGAAGTCGCGGGCCGCGATGAAGTCCGGTCGGCGTGCCGGGGCGGCGAAGGGCTCCACCGGCTGGTTCTCCACACTGTTGAACACGATGAAGACGTTGCTGCGCGGGTAGGGCGTGATGTTGTCCCCGGAACCGTGCATGCAGTTGCAGTCGAACCAGGTCGCCGAGCCCGCGGGGCCTGTGAAGAGCTTGATGCCGTGCTCCAGGGCCATCTCGGTCAGCGCCGACGCCGAGGGAGTGCCGGCCTCCTGCATCCGCAGAGATCTCTTGTAGTTGTCCTTGGGCGTGGCTCCCGCGCAGCCGAGAAAAGTGCGGTGTGAGCCCGGCATGATCATCAAGCCGCCGTTGGTGTCACGGTTCTCGGTGAGGGCGATCGACACCGAGACGGTGCGCATTCGGGGCAGGCCGTCCTCGGCGTGCCAGGTCTCGAAGTCGGAGTGCCAGTAGAACCCGCCGGCTCCGAAGCCCGGTTTGACGTTGACGCGGCTTTGGTGGACGTAGACGTCGGAACCGAGGATCCGACGAGCGGTGTCCACAACTCGCGGATCCCTGACGAGTTGGGCGAAGACCTCACTGATGCGATGGACTTCGAAGATCGAGCGGATCTCCTGGGAGGAGGATTCGATGACGGCACGCTCGTCGTTGCGTACCGCCGGATCGGCGATCAACCGCTTCAGTTCGGCCCGGTAGGTCAGGACTTCCGTCCGGGTGAGCAGTTCGTCCACGGTGAGGAAGCCGTCACGTTCGAAGTCGCGCAGTTCCGCGGACGGTTCACCCCAGAGCACGGGGTCTCGGCGGGGCGTCGTCACTTCGGCCGCACCGCGTGTCGGATACAGGTCGGTCATCTCAGGCTCCTTCCGTGAGCAGGGGGTAGACGCCGTTCTCGTCGTGCACTTCGCGGCCGGTGACCGGCGGATTGAAGACGCAGACGAATCGCAGATCGGTGCGGGGACGCATCGTGTGCCTCTCGTGCCCGTCGAGAAGGTAGAGCGTGCCGGGGGAGATCCGGTGTGTCTCGCCGGTTTCGTCGTCGGTGAGCTCGCCCTCGCCCTCGATGCACAGGACAGCCTCGACGTGGTTCGCGTACCACATAGAAGTCGTGGTGCCCGCGTACATGACGGTCTCGTGGACGGAGAAACCCACCCGGTCCCCGGCGAGGACGAGGCGC includes:
- the thpD gene encoding ectoine hydroxylase encodes the protein MTDLYPTRGAAEVTTPRRDPVLWGEPSAELRDFERDGFLTVDELLTRTEVLTYRAELKRLIADPAVRNDERAVIESSSQEIRSIFEVHRISEVFAQLVRDPRVVDTARRILGSDVYVHQSRVNVKPGFGAGGFYWHSDFETWHAEDGLPRMRTVSVSIALTENRDTNGGLMIMPGSHRTFLGCAGATPKDNYKRSLRMQEAGTPSASALTEMALEHGIKLFTGPAGSATWFDCNCMHGSGDNITPYPRSNVFIVFNSVENQPVEPFAAPARRPDFIAARDFLPVG
- a CDS encoding ectoine synthase, with the protein product MIIRSLTDIEGTDRDVTAESGAWRSRRLVLAGDRVGFSVHETVMYAGTTTSMWYANHVEAVLCIEGEGELTDDETGETHRISPGTLYLLDGHERHTMRPRTDLRFVCVFNPPVTGREVHDENGVYPLLTEGA
- a CDS encoding chloride channel protein yields the protein MSAIQTAKNRPAAAQKTPIGLPPSRRLTDLRSAPWGLPALAVVVGAGAGAGSIVFRWCITTFTHLFSGHGDYAASPGSGNPHAPWLGPYFVLIAPVLGGLLYGPLVYRFAREARGHGVPEVMVAVAQRGGRISPKVAVVKTLASALTIGSGGSVGREGPIVQIGSALGSTLGRLAKVPEGRMKLLVACGAAGGIAATFNAPLAGVFFAMELILGTFSPEAFGATVLASVTASVIGRAAFGDVAFLSLPDFHVDHLAQYGLFAALGVVAALVGVGFSRFLYLIEDACDWLWRGPEWLRPAVGGLALGLVLLALPEMYGVGYPVLQKATEGGYAVGFLLLLLAGKMLATSLTIGIGGSGGVFAPSLFIGAMLGAAYGIGAHDLLPGTAGAVGAYALVGMGAVFAGASRAPITAVVILFELTGEYSIILPLMLAIVLATATSRVLSRDTVYTLKLRRRGIDIEGPARGARLGAQRVDAVMEPLPSSLSWSTPLPDAADLLSLSGHGALPVADEAGAYAGVVTAQAVAEALAEQPDAVPTRVGQLAERPAPVTADQSLAQALNTLLAAAGTGVPVLDHAHGEPVGWLSHQSALRAVHTAGA